From a region of the Halolamina sp. CBA1230 genome:
- a CDS encoding Mov34/MPN/PAD-1 family protein, giving the protein MGLFRSGDVVGIADDALTFALEASRETHPDEYMGLLRGEPASEYDVDHDGLLVTDVLIIPGTESNPVSATVKTSMIPNDFSSVGSIHSHPNGVLQPSQADLATFGKGQVHIIVGHPYGRDDWVALDREGKRRSLPVYDVEMDDPEDFFDFTQEDIDAELGIDEDEL; this is encoded by the coding sequence ATGGGACTGTTCCGGTCGGGCGATGTGGTCGGCATCGCCGACGACGCCCTCACGTTCGCGCTCGAAGCGTCCCGCGAGACCCACCCCGACGAGTACATGGGGCTGCTGCGCGGGGAGCCGGCCAGCGAGTACGACGTCGACCACGACGGCCTGCTCGTGACGGACGTGCTGATCATCCCCGGCACCGAGTCCAACCCCGTGAGCGCGACGGTCAAGACCAGCATGATCCCCAACGACTTCTCCTCGGTCGGCTCGATCCACTCCCACCCCAACGGCGTGCTCCAGCCCTCCCAGGCCGACCTCGCGACGTTCGGCAAGGGGCAGGTCCACATCATCGTCGGCCACCCCTACGGCCGCGACGACTGGGTCGCGCTGGATCGCGAGGGGAAACGCCGCAGCCTCCCGGTGTACGACGTCGAGATGGACGACCCCGAGGACTTCTTCGACTTCACGCAGGAGGATATCGACGCCGAACTCGGTATCGACGAGGACGAGCTATGA
- a CDS encoding heme o synthase, with protein sequence MGVYLLVAVGATSAVTDAAAACHGWPACGGGFALPTSADGWFALGHRIGAGVVGLLLVGATVLAVRRGESRRVKGALLFALALFPLQSGVGAVIATTTVAPTAAVSAIHLAVGVVIFGGVLAALAWTLEAATGDPDDEPEDPLDDELPPVEDAPSPELPEPGWPRTKAKLAAYARLTKPRLMWLLCLVASAAMALAGGQQFTAPVVAKTLVGGALAIGASGTFNHVLERDVDRKMQRTSDRPLAVDLVPVRNAVAFGLTLAAISVGLFASINLLAAVLGLTAIAFYSVVYTLILKPNTVQNTVIGGAAGALPALIGWAAVTGEIGWGGVGLATVVFLWTPAHFYNLALAYKDDYAAGGFPMMPVVRGETTTRRHIVWYLGATLSATAALALAARLDWLFVAFGIALAGLFLWAVVRLHFERTEQAAFRAFHASNAYLGGVLLAVVLDTLAL encoded by the coding sequence ATGGGGGTGTACCTGCTCGTCGCGGTCGGCGCGACGTCGGCAGTGACCGACGCCGCCGCAGCGTGTCACGGCTGGCCCGCCTGTGGCGGCGGCTTCGCCCTCCCGACCTCCGCCGACGGCTGGTTCGCCCTCGGCCACCGGATCGGCGCCGGCGTCGTCGGCCTGCTGCTCGTCGGCGCCACCGTCCTCGCCGTCCGCCGCGGCGAGTCCCGGCGCGTGAAAGGTGCGCTCCTGTTCGCACTCGCGCTGTTCCCGCTCCAGTCCGGCGTGGGCGCCGTGATCGCCACCACGACCGTGGCGCCGACGGCCGCCGTCTCGGCGATCCACCTCGCCGTGGGCGTCGTCATCTTCGGCGGCGTGCTCGCCGCGCTCGCGTGGACGCTCGAAGCCGCGACCGGCGACCCCGACGACGAACCCGAGGACCCGCTCGACGACGAGCTCCCCCCTGTCGAGGACGCTCCCTCCCCGGAACTTCCCGAACCGGGCTGGCCGCGAACGAAAGCGAAACTCGCGGCGTACGCTCGCCTGACCAAGCCGCGACTGATGTGGCTGCTCTGTCTCGTCGCGTCGGCGGCGATGGCGCTGGCCGGCGGCCAGCAGTTCACCGCCCCCGTCGTCGCCAAGACGCTGGTCGGCGGCGCGCTCGCCATCGGCGCCTCGGGGACGTTCAACCACGTGCTCGAACGCGACGTCGACCGGAAGATGCAGCGCACCAGCGACCGCCCGCTTGCGGTCGATCTCGTGCCGGTTCGGAACGCCGTCGCGTTCGGCCTCACGCTCGCGGCGATCTCGGTCGGGCTGTTCGCCTCGATCAACCTCCTCGCGGCGGTGCTCGGGCTGACCGCGATCGCGTTCTACAGCGTCGTCTACACGCTGATCCTCAAGCCCAACACCGTCCAGAACACCGTCATCGGCGGCGCGGCCGGCGCACTCCCCGCGCTGATCGGCTGGGCGGCCGTCACGGGTGAGATCGGCTGGGGCGGCGTCGGCCTCGCGACGGTCGTGTTCCTCTGGACGCCGGCGCACTTCTACAACCTCGCGCTGGCGTACAAGGACGACTACGCGGCCGGCGGCTTCCCGATGATGCCCGTCGTGCGCGGCGAGACGACGACGCGGCGCCACATCGTCTGGTACCTCGGCGCGACGCTTTCGGCGACGGCCGCGCTGGCGCTGGCCGCACGGCTCGACTGGCTGTTCGTCGCCTTCGGCATCGCGCTGGCCGGCCTGTTCCTCTGGGCGGTCGTCCGCCTCCACTTCGAGCGCACCGAGCAGGCGGCGTTCCGCGCGTTCCACGCCTCGAACGCCTACCTCGGCGGCGTACTGCTCGCCGTCGTGCTCGACACGCTGGCGCTGTGA
- a CDS encoding adenylyltransferase/cytidyltransferase family protein, with protein sequence MNGDVSSDADGERTRAVAQGTFDLLHPGHVHYLREAAAMADELHVIVARSSNVSHKAEPVLPARQRRDVVEAIDAVDEAHLGHESDIFVPIERIDPSVIVLGYDQHHDEDALRAALDDRGIDCDVARAGPREPKYEDELLSTGRIVERILDRRG encoded by the coding sequence ATGAACGGCGACGTCTCGAGCGACGCTGACGGGGAACGGACCAGAGCAGTCGCACAGGGCACCTTCGACCTGCTCCACCCGGGGCACGTCCACTACCTCCGGGAGGCCGCCGCGATGGCCGACGAGCTCCACGTGATCGTCGCCCGGAGTTCGAACGTCTCGCACAAGGCCGAGCCCGTGCTACCCGCGCGCCAGCGCCGGGACGTGGTCGAGGCCATCGACGCCGTCGACGAGGCTCACCTGGGCCACGAGTCGGACATCTTCGTTCCCATCGAGCGCATCGACCCGAGCGTGATCGTGCTCGGGTACGACCAGCACCACGACGAAGACGCGTTGCGGGCCGCACTTGACGATCGCGGGATCGACTGCGACGTGGCACGTGCGGGGCCACGGGAGCCGAAGTACGAGGACGAACTGCTCTCGACCGGCCGGATCGTCGAGCGGATCCTGGACCGACGCGGGTAG
- a CDS encoding DHH family phosphoesterase, whose amino-acid sequence MTEHSAGEDAGTAEGGSPSARRDVPDDATVVYDLDDDCTMDDVAEGARYLVTVNGVVDYGVFVDVSDAVSGLVHESGLDGEYEEGDELVVRLTEIRENGDIAFEEVDPAENRVVSVEHEPEITLVDELRRGEAVTVEGELTQIKQTGGPTIFHVGDETGIVAAAAFEEAGVRAYPEAEIDDIVRVSGEVGLHDGVRQLEVDDVTVLEGETAEAARERLDEARTHRAGPESVEPLVEWPEFEKLREDLEELARLLRRTVLEGRPIRVRHHADGDGMCAAVPVQRALESFIQEVHADPDASRHLFKRLPSKAPFYEMEDVTRDLNFALEGRARHGQQLPFLLMLDNGSTEEDTPAYRNLAHYDMPIAVVDHHHPDPEAVNPLLDAHVNPYLYDEDYSITTGMMCVELARMIDPEITEELRHVPAVAGVSDRSRADAMSDYVELAEAEGYDRDDLDDVGEALDYAAHFLRYSSGHSVVNDVLNVGCDDRDRHEELVEFLSSRAERDVDEQLDAVEDHVEHETLESDAHLYRIDLDRWAHRFTYPAPGKTTGELHDTKVEETGDPVITIGYGPDFAVLRSDGVRLDIPEMVEELNDELPGAGVSGGGHLVVGSIKFVKGRREQVIDALVEKMADAEIDEELSSTAAALDD is encoded by the coding sequence ATGACAGAGCACTCCGCCGGCGAGGACGCCGGCACCGCCGAGGGCGGTTCGCCTTCGGCCCGTCGGGATGTTCCCGACGACGCGACCGTGGTTTACGACCTCGACGACGACTGCACGATGGACGACGTCGCCGAGGGCGCGCGCTACCTCGTGACCGTCAACGGCGTGGTCGACTACGGCGTCTTCGTCGACGTCTCCGACGCCGTCTCGGGGCTGGTCCACGAGTCCGGTCTCGACGGCGAGTACGAGGAGGGCGACGAGCTGGTCGTCCGCCTGACCGAGATCCGGGAGAACGGCGACATCGCGTTCGAGGAGGTCGACCCCGCCGAGAACCGTGTCGTCAGCGTCGAACACGAACCGGAGATCACCCTCGTCGACGAGCTCCGCCGCGGCGAGGCGGTCACCGTCGAGGGCGAACTCACACAGATCAAACAGACCGGCGGCCCGACGATCTTCCACGTCGGCGACGAGACCGGGATCGTCGCCGCCGCCGCGTTCGAGGAGGCCGGCGTGCGCGCCTACCCGGAGGCCGAAATCGACGACATCGTCCGCGTCAGCGGCGAGGTCGGCCTCCACGACGGCGTCCGCCAGCTGGAGGTCGACGACGTCACCGTCCTCGAGGGCGAGACGGCGGAGGCCGCCCGCGAGCGGCTCGACGAGGCCCGAACCCACCGCGCCGGCCCCGAGTCGGTCGAGCCGCTGGTCGAGTGGCCCGAGTTCGAGAAGCTCCGGGAGGATCTCGAAGAGCTCGCCCGACTCCTGCGCCGGACGGTGCTCGAAGGCCGGCCGATCCGGGTGCGCCACCACGCCGACGGCGACGGGATGTGTGCGGCCGTCCCCGTTCAGCGCGCGCTTGAGAGCTTCATCCAGGAGGTCCACGCCGATCCCGACGCGAGTCGCCACCTGTTCAAGCGGCTCCCCTCGAAGGCGCCGTTCTACGAGATGGAGGACGTGACCCGCGACCTCAACTTCGCGCTGGAGGGGCGGGCCCGCCACGGCCAGCAGCTCCCGTTCCTGCTGATGCTCGATAACGGGAGCACCGAGGAGGACACGCCGGCGTACCGAAACCTCGCCCACTACGACATGCCCATCGCGGTCGTCGACCACCACCATCCCGACCCCGAGGCGGTGAACCCGCTGCTCGACGCCCACGTCAACCCCTACCTGTACGACGAGGACTACAGCATCACGACGGGGATGATGTGTGTCGAACTCGCGCGGATGATCGACCCGGAGATCACGGAAGAGCTCCGCCACGTCCCGGCGGTCGCGGGGGTCTCGGACCGCTCGCGGGCCGACGCGATGAGCGACTACGTCGAACTCGCCGAGGCGGAGGGGTACGACCGCGACGACCTCGACGACGTCGGCGAGGCGCTGGACTACGCGGCCCACTTCCTGCGCTACTCCAGCGGCCACTCGGTCGTGAACGACGTGCTCAACGTCGGCTGTGACGACCGCGATCGCCACGAGGAGCTGGTGGAGTTCCTCTCCAGCCGCGCCGAGCGCGACGTGGACGAACAGCTCGACGCCGTCGAGGACCACGTCGAACACGAGACCCTCGAGAGCGACGCCCACCTCTACCGGATCGACCTCGATCGGTGGGCCCACCGCTTCACCTACCCCGCGCCGGGGAAGACCACCGGCGAACTCCACGACACGAAGGTCGAGGAGACGGGCGACCCCGTGATCACGATCGGCTACGGGCCGGACTTCGCCGTCCTCCGGAGCGACGGCGTGCGGCTGGACATCCCCGAGATGGTCGAGGAGCTGAACGACGAGCTTCCGGGCGCCGGCGTCTCCGGCGGGGGCCACCTCGTCGTCGGCTCGATCAAGTTCGTGAAGGGTCGGCGCGAGCAGGTGATCGACGCGCTGGTCGAGAAGATGGCCGACGCCGAGATCGACGAGGAGCTCTCCTCGACCGCCGCCGCGCTGGACGACTAA